In Duganella zoogloeoides, a single genomic region encodes these proteins:
- a CDS encoding DNA translocase FtsK: MSSKKVQERSSKSGAGAGTTSSAASANGYKRTPTERQPLPNRLVKLLSEARWLALAVLGLYFVLILASYNKLDPGWSHETLVPKVTNLGGRAGAWLSDLLLYIFGISAWWWAFCVLRYVWQGYRSLTQKFVMTKPAEPEHAQEPLIRGIGFVLLFVGSVGLEYLRLGSLTRHAELPRVSGGVLGELIGHSAHVAFGFTGATLLLLLLFGLGFSLFFQVSWLALAERIGFTIESGIVWFIQRYQYREDRRQGEVAAVKREETVVIERAKHVEKHPVAAPIVKIEPQVVTVVKSERVEKERQASLFQDLNGNPQLPTLSLLDEAPEVQETVAVETLEFTSRLIEKKLSDFGVEAKVVAAYPGPVVTRYEIEPATGVKGSQIVGLARDLARSLSLTSIRVVETIPGKNFMALELPNAKRQIVRLSEIVGSKVYNDNPSPLTVALGKDIAGKAVVADLAKMPHLLVAGTTGSGKSVGINATILSLLYKSDPADVRMILIDPKMLEMSVYEGIPHLLAPVVTDMRQAGHALNWAVNEMERRYKLMSKLGVRNLAGYNAKIAEATKREEHIPNPFSLTPDSPEPLEKLPTIVIIIDELADLMMVVGKKVEELIARIAQKARAAGLHLILATQRPSVDVITGLIKANIPTRIAFQVSSKIDSRTILDQMGAETLLGMGDMLYMPPGTGLPVRVHGAFVSDEEVHRVVAHLKTTGEPNYIEGILEGGTLEGEGGAEGGAAGEAGGEADPMYDQAVQVVLKNRRASISLVQRHLRIGYNRAARLLEQMENSGVVSAMQSNGNRDILVPAASAE, from the coding sequence ATGAGCAGTAAAAAAGTTCAGGAACGATCTTCCAAGTCTGGCGCAGGCGCCGGAACGACCTCGTCCGCAGCGTCCGCCAACGGCTACAAACGCACCCCCACCGAGCGCCAGCCGCTGCCCAATCGCCTGGTCAAGCTGCTGTCCGAAGCGCGCTGGCTGGCGCTGGCCGTGCTCGGCCTTTATTTCGTGCTGATCCTGGCCAGCTACAACAAGCTCGACCCCGGCTGGTCGCACGAAACGCTGGTGCCCAAGGTGACCAACCTCGGCGGCCGCGCCGGCGCCTGGCTGTCCGACTTACTGCTGTACATCTTCGGCATCTCGGCCTGGTGGTGGGCGTTTTGCGTGCTGCGCTACGTGTGGCAAGGTTACCGTAGCCTCACGCAAAAATTTGTCATGACCAAGCCTGCCGAGCCCGAGCATGCGCAAGAGCCGCTGATACGCGGTATCGGCTTCGTGCTGCTGTTCGTCGGCAGCGTGGGGCTCGAATACCTGCGCCTCGGTTCGCTCACGCGCCACGCAGAGTTGCCGCGCGTCTCGGGCGGCGTTTTGGGCGAGCTGATCGGCCATTCGGCGCACGTGGCGTTCGGCTTTACCGGCGCCACCTTGCTGCTGCTGTTGTTGTTCGGCCTCGGTTTTTCGCTGTTCTTCCAGGTCTCGTGGCTGGCGCTGGCCGAGCGCATCGGCTTCACGATCGAATCGGGCATCGTCTGGTTCATCCAGCGCTACCAGTACCGCGAAGACCGCCGCCAGGGTGAAGTCGCTGCCGTCAAGCGCGAGGAAACCGTGGTGATCGAGCGCGCCAAGCACGTGGAAAAACATCCGGTCGCCGCGCCGATCGTCAAGATCGAGCCGCAAGTGGTCACCGTGGTCAAATCCGAGCGCGTGGAAAAGGAGCGCCAGGCCAGCCTGTTCCAGGACCTGAACGGCAATCCGCAGCTGCCTACCTTGTCGCTGCTGGACGAGGCGCCCGAGGTGCAGGAAACCGTGGCGGTCGAAACGCTGGAATTCACCAGCCGCCTGATCGAGAAAAAGCTGTCGGACTTCGGCGTCGAAGCCAAGGTCGTGGCCGCCTATCCGGGCCCGGTCGTCACCCGCTACGAAATCGAACCGGCCACCGGCGTCAAGGGCAGCCAGATCGTGGGCCTGGCGCGCGACCTGGCGCGTTCGCTGTCGCTGACCTCGATCCGCGTGGTGGAAACCATTCCCGGTAAAAACTTCATGGCGCTGGAACTGCCCAACGCCAAGCGCCAGATCGTGCGCCTGTCGGAGATTGTCGGTTCCAAGGTCTATAACGACAACCCGTCGCCGCTCACCGTCGCGCTGGGCAAGGACATCGCCGGCAAGGCTGTGGTGGCCGACCTGGCCAAGATGCCGCACTTGCTCGTTGCCGGTACCACCGGCTCCGGTAAATCGGTCGGTATCAATGCGACGATTTTGTCGCTGCTGTACAAGTCCGACCCGGCCGACGTGCGCATGATCCTGATCGATCCGAAGATGCTGGAAATGTCGGTGTACGAAGGCATTCCGCACTTGCTGGCCCCGGTCGTGACCGACATGCGCCAGGCCGGCCACGCCCTCAACTGGGCGGTGAACGAGATGGAACGCCGGTACAAGCTGATGTCCAAGCTCGGCGTGCGTAACCTGGCCGGCTACAACGCCAAGATTGCCGAGGCGACCAAGCGCGAGGAACACATCCCGAACCCGTTCAGCCTCACGCCCGATTCGCCGGAACCGCTGGAAAAACTGCCGACCATCGTCATCATCATCGACGAGCTGGCCGACCTGATGATGGTCGTCGGCAAGAAGGTAGAAGAGTTGATCGCCCGTATCGCGCAAAAAGCGCGCGCCGCCGGCTTGCACTTGATTTTGGCTACCCAGCGCCCATCTGTGGATGTGATTACCGGCCTGATCAAGGCGAACATTCCGACCCGGATCGCGTTCCAGGTTTCGTCCAAGATCGACTCGCGCACCATTCTCGACCAGATGGGCGCGGAGACCCTGCTGGGCATGGGCGACATGTTGTACATGCCGCCTGGTACCGGCCTGCCGGTGCGCGTGCACGGCGCCTTCGTGTCGGATGAAGAGGTGCACCGCGTGGTGGCGCACCTGAAGACCACGGGCGAGCCGAACTACATCGAGGGCATCCTCGAGGGCGGCACGCTGGAAGGCGAGGGCGGCGCCGAAGGCGGTGCGGCTGGCGAGGCCGGTGGCGAGGCCGATCCGATGTACGACCAGGCGGTGCAAGTGGTGCTGAAAAATCGCCGGGCGTCGATTTCGCTGGTGCAGCGTCACCTGCGCATCGGCTACAACCGCGCGGCGCGCCTGCTGGAACAAATGGAAAATAGCGGCGTGGTTTCGGCCATGCAATCGAACGGCAACCGCGACATCCTGGTGCCCGCTGCCAGCGCAGAATAA
- the lolA gene encoding outer membrane lipoprotein chaperone LolA, with protein MMQLKKSAALLAVAGALFAGSVHASALEQFKSFVASTKAAKGEFTQRQVKGEGSAKAKPTPPSSGTFLFARPGKFIWTYTKPYEQVLQADGEQLYIFDKDLNQVTTKKLGDALGSSPASILFGSNDLEKSFTLSEAGTRDGLEWLKAVPKAKDSSFEQITIGLRNGLPEAMELKDSFGQTSVLALSKIEKNPALTATSFKFVMPKGADVFNN; from the coding sequence ATGATGCAATTGAAGAAATCGGCTGCCCTGTTGGCCGTGGCCGGCGCACTGTTCGCCGGCTCGGTCCACGCCAGCGCGCTGGAACAGTTCAAATCGTTCGTGGCGTCCACCAAGGCCGCCAAGGGCGAGTTCACCCAGCGCCAAGTCAAGGGCGAGGGCAGCGCCAAGGCCAAGCCGACGCCACCGTCGAGCGGCACGTTTTTGTTCGCCCGCCCCGGCAAGTTCATCTGGACTTATACCAAGCCGTACGAGCAGGTGCTGCAGGCTGATGGCGAGCAGCTCTACATCTTCGACAAGGACCTGAACCAGGTCACCACCAAGAAACTCGGCGACGCGCTGGGTTCGTCGCCGGCCTCCATCCTGTTCGGCAGCAACGACCTGGAAAAGAGTTTTACCTTGTCGGAAGCGGGCACGCGCGATGGTCTCGAGTGGCTCAAAGCCGTACCGAAAGCCAAGGATTCGAGCTTCGAACAAATCACCATCGGTCTGCGCAACGGCTTGCCGGAGGCGATGGAACTGAAAGACTCGTTCGGCCAGACGTCGGTGCTGGCGCTGTCGAAAATCGAAAAGAATCCGGCCTTGACGGCCACCAGCTTCAAGTTCGTGATGCCCAAGGGCGCGGACGTGTTCAACAACTAG